The proteins below are encoded in one region of Clostridium fermenticellae:
- a CDS encoding tyrosine recombinase XerC codes for MKYMLNSIYDPNLPECLNDFLNYLGTIKGKSQNTTIAYKFDLIMFFRFIKLYKGMVPNNCEFEDIIINDIDNNFLKKIKLNDLFAFISFAENYRKNGSYARARKVASIKSFFKYLHGKAKIIDENPALELESPKIEKRNPIYLTLDESKKLLNSIDGKFKERDYCIITIFLNCGLRLSELCGINISKIKGDILTVIGKGNKERTVYLNNACLKAISSYLNVRNKFSDKIVDYDALFISKNYKRINKRSIELMLKKYLKKSNLDVNKYTPHKLRHTAATLMYKYGNVDIRSLQEILGHENVSTTQIYTHVDDEELREAVKSNPLSKE; via the coding sequence ATGAAATATATGCTGAATAGCATCTATGATCCCAATTTACCAGAGTGCCTAAATGACTTTTTAAATTACCTGGGCACTATTAAAGGTAAATCACAAAATACTACTATTGCATATAAATTTGACTTAATTATGTTTTTTAGATTTATTAAATTGTATAAAGGTATGGTTCCAAATAATTGTGAATTTGAAGATATAATAATAAATGATATAGATAATAACTTTTTAAAAAAGATTAAGCTAAATGATCTATTTGCATTCATTTCATTTGCTGAAAATTATAGAAAAAACGGAAGTTATGCAAGAGCAAGAAAAGTTGCCTCTATCAAATCATTTTTTAAATACTTACACGGTAAAGCTAAAATTATAGATGAGAATCCTGCTTTAGAACTCGAATCACCCAAAATCGAAAAGAGAAATCCTATTTACCTTACATTAGATGAAAGTAAAAAACTTTTAAACTCAATTGATGGGAAATTCAAAGAAAGAGATTACTGTATAATTACTATATTTTTAAACTGCGGATTAAGATTATCTGAATTATGTGGAATAAATATATCAAAAATTAAAGGAGACATATTAACGGTAATCGGCAAAGGAAATAAGGAAAGAACAGTCTATCTGAATAATGCCTGTTTAAAAGCTATCTCTTCATATTTGAATGTCAGAAATAAATTTTCGGACAAAATAGTTGATTACGATGCCCTATTTATAAGCAAAAATTACAAGCGAATAAATAAACGCTCTATAGAATTGATGCTCAAAAAATATCTAAAAAAATCAAATTTAGATGTAAATAAATATACTCCGCATAAGCTTCGACATACAGCTGCAACTCTTATGTATAAATATGGAAATGTAGACATACGTAGTTTACAAGAGATACTTGGGCATGAAAATGTTTCAACAACTCAAATATATACACATGTTGATGATGAGGAATTAAGAGAAGCTGTAAAATCCAATCCTTTAAGTAAAGAATAG
- a CDS encoding 2-hydroxyglutaryl-CoA dehydratase, whose amino-acid sequence MKITFPHFGYTYLAVKAIFDGLGIDYIIPPINNKTAIEIGTKYSPEEICLPFKIMIGNYIQSIEQGADTILIIGSCGPCRFGEYCELQKNILKKLGYDLDIVVLDTPSAIGIKELLNRIYKISDMSKVSTKEKLKTLYTANKIINLLDRIEKNVHMRAGYEIKKGWYSKIFHDCINKAYKCNTPNSMLALLEHYDGIIRKAPIDNTKTPLKIAIIGEIYTIIEPFANLYIEDKLMEYEVCSYRRLSPSWWIKNTLLSIFNLNSIDIKKSSKKYIPLPIGGYAKECIGEAVIAKKNGFDGAIQIFPMGCMPEIVSKSILPSVSKDNDFPVMTLIVDEMTGEAGYMTRIEAFLDLLERRREKNVSHGS is encoded by the coding sequence ATGAAAATTACTTTTCCACACTTTGGATATACATATCTAGCTGTAAAAGCCATCTTTGATGGCCTAGGTATTGATTATATAATTCCCCCTATTAATAATAAAACTGCTATTGAAATAGGAACTAAGTATTCTCCAGAAGAAATATGTCTTCCATTTAAAATTATGATTGGAAATTATATTCAAAGTATAGAACAAGGTGCGGACACAATTCTTATTATAGGTAGCTGTGGGCCGTGCAGATTTGGTGAATACTGTGAGTTACAAAAGAATATATTAAAAAAACTTGGGTATGATTTAGATATAGTTGTACTTGACACTCCATCTGCTATAGGAATAAAAGAATTATTAAACAGAATATACAAAATATCAGATATGAGTAAAGTTTCAACTAAAGAAAAATTAAAGACTCTGTATACGGCTAACAAAATAATAAATCTCTTAGATAGAATAGAAAAAAATGTTCATATGCGTGCAGGATATGAAATAAAAAAAGGCTGGTATTCAAAAATATTTCATGACTGCATAAACAAGGCTTATAAATGTAATACACCAAATAGTATGCTCGCATTGCTTGAGCACTATGACGGTATAATACGAAAAGCCCCTATAGATAATACTAAGACCCCTCTTAAAATAGCAATTATAGGAGAAATATACACCATAATAGAACCATTTGCTAACCTCTATATAGAGGATAAACTTATGGAATATGAAGTTTGTTCTTATAGAAGACTCAGTCCGAGTTGGTGGATTAAAAATACACTGCTTAGTATTTTTAATCTTAATTCTATTGATATAAAAAAATCATCTAAAAAATATATTCCACTACCAATAGGTGGTTATGCAAAAGAATGTATAGGAGAAGCCGTTATTGCTAAAAAAAATGGATTTGATGGTGCCATTCAAATATTTCCAATGGGTTGTATGCCAGAAATTGTGTCGAAATCTATATTACCATCGGTATCTAAAGATAATGATTTTCCAGTGATGACATTAATAGTTGATGAAATGACTGGAGAAGCTGGTTATATGACTAGAATAGAAGCTTTTTTAGATTTACTTGAAAGGAGAAGAGAAAAAAATGTATCACATGGGAGTTGA
- a CDS encoding acyl-CoA dehydratase activase-related protein, giving the protein MIVGIPKGLLYCRYSPFLNTFFKKLNVEIVTSPDTNKQILDLGSNFCVGEACLPIKIFHGHAAFLRDKCDIIIIPRIMSLKKGESICPEFCGLPEMVLNDIPNMPKAITYPIYASSKKEMEKWILHTGLLFTKNYLKIKIAYKNALLEQKKRVFGINNSNCKLKIALVGHPYNLYDNFANMRIVDKLKHLGIGVITEEILDRNIINAQIKDLLKKPFWTFAKNSYGFSTFEAQNNKVDGIIYVSSFACGIDSIVVELIKNKLDNFPIMVLKIDEHTGEAGFNTRLEAFADMIERRKYV; this is encoded by the coding sequence ATGATAGTTGGAATTCCAAAAGGATTATTATATTGTAGGTATTCACCGTTTTTAAATACTTTTTTTAAAAAATTAAATGTAGAAATTGTAACGTCACCTGATACCAATAAGCAAATATTAGACTTAGGATCAAATTTTTGCGTTGGGGAAGCTTGCTTACCTATTAAAATTTTTCACGGGCATGCAGCCTTTTTAAGAGACAAATGTGACATTATAATAATACCTCGTATTATGTCACTAAAAAAAGGAGAATCAATATGTCCTGAATTTTGTGGACTTCCAGAAATGGTTTTAAATGATATACCTAATATGCCAAAAGCTATAACATATCCTATTTATGCAAGTTCAAAAAAAGAAATGGAAAAATGGATTTTACATACTGGATTATTATTTACTAAGAATTATCTAAAAATAAAAATAGCTTATAAAAATGCTTTATTAGAACAAAAAAAGCGTGTCTTTGGCATAAACAATAGTAACTGCAAATTAAAAATTGCTTTGGTCGGCCATCCGTATAATCTATATGATAATTTTGCTAATATGAGAATAGTTGATAAATTAAAGCACCTTGGTATAGGAGTAATAACTGAAGAAATTTTAGATAGAAATATAATAAATGCTCAAATTAAAGATCTTTTGAAAAAACCATTTTGGACTTTTGCCAAAAACTCATATGGTTTTTCCACATTTGAGGCACAAAATAATAAAGTTGATGGAATAATATATGTATCTTCTTTTGCATGTGGTATTGACTCAATTGTAGTAGAATTGATTAAAAACAAATTAGATAATTTCCCTATTATGGTATTAAAAATAGATGAGCATACAGGTGAAGCTGGATTTAATACTAGATTGGAAGCTTTTGCAGATATGATAGAAAGGAGAAAATATGTATGA